From Coffea arabica cultivar ET-39 chromosome 2e, Coffea Arabica ET-39 HiFi, whole genome shotgun sequence, the proteins below share one genomic window:
- the LOC113730038 gene encoding short-chain dehydrogenase TIC 32, chloroplastic isoform X1: MWLFSRKGPSGFSAASTAEQVTEGIDGSGLTAIVTGASSGIGAETARILALRGVHVVMAVRNISAGREVQEAIRKEIPNAKVDAMELDLSSSSSIKDFALKFNHSNHPLNLLINNAGVMATPFILSKDNIELQFATNHIGHFLLTNLLLETMKKTVHESGREGRIVNVSSRRHKFSYPEGIRFGRINDESGYKSLLAYGQSKLANVLHANELSRRLKEDGIEISANSLHPGAIATNLFRHFSIVTGIIDVLGKHILKTVQQGAATTCYVALHPHVKGVTGTYFSDSNIAEPSLQAKDIELAKRLWDFSSTLIHQSDP, from the exons atGTGGTTGTTTAGCAGGAAAGGGCCATCTGGGTTCTCAGCAGCCTCAACAGCTGAGCAAGTAACCGAAGGGATAGATGGCTCTGGTCTCACTGCCATCGTTACAG GAGCATCAAGTGGTATTGGAGCTGAGACAGCACGTATTCTTGCATTGCGTGGTGTCCATGTGGTTATGGCAGTCAGAAATATCTCTGCTGGGAGGGAAGTCCAAGAAGCTATAAGGAAAGAAATCCCAAATGCTAAAGTTGATGCCATGGAACTGGATCTTAGTTCAAGTTCATCAATCAAGGACTTTGCATTAAAGTTCAATCACTCAAACCATCCTCTGAACCTTCTCAT TAACAATGCAGGAGTCATGGCAACACCATTCATCTTATCGAAAGATAACATAGAGCTACAATTTGCAACAAACCATATAG GTCATTTTCTTTTGACAAACTTATTGCTGGAAACCATGAAAAAGACAGTTCATGAAAGTGGCAGAGAAGGAAGGATTGTCAATGTCTCATCTCGACGGCACAAATTCTCTTATCCTGAAGGGATCCGCTTTGGTAGAATCAATGATGAATCTGG GTACAAGAGTCTATTGGCATATGGTCAGTCAAAACTTGCCAATGTATTGCATGCAAATGAACTGTCAAGGCGTCTGAAG GAAGATGGGATTGAGATAAGTGCAAATTCTCTTCATCCAGGGGCAATCGCCACCAATCTTTTCCGTCATTTCAGCATTGTTACAG GCATTATTGATGTCCTAGGCAAGCACATCTTGAAAACCGTCCAGCAG GGAGCTGCAACAACATGCTATGTGGCTTTGCACCCACATGTTAAAGGCGTAACTGGCACATACTTCTCAGACAGTAACATAGCTGAACCGAGCTTACAAGCTAAGGATATTGAATTGGCAAAGAGATTGTGGGATTTCAGCTCAACTTTGATTCACCAGTCTGACCCTTAG
- the LOC113730039 gene encoding short-chain dehydrogenase TIC 32, chloroplastic-like isoform X1, translating to MWLFKRKGPSGFSSSSTAEEVTQGIDGSGLTAIVTGASSGIGAETARVLALRGVSVIMGVRNMAAGQEVKDAIVKETPEAKVDVSELDLSSLASVRNFAKEFKSSGRPLNILINNAGVMATPFKLSKDNIELQFATNQLGHFLLTNLLLDKMKKTCHQTKREGRIVIVASEAHRYPYREGVRFDKINDQEGYSSFFAYGQSKLSNVLHANELARRLKQEDDADITANSLHPGAITTNLFRHVGILGGLASTVGKYVLKNIPQGASTTCYVALHPQVRGISGEYFGDNNIAKASSMAMDADLGRRLWDFSVSLTNPK from the exons ATGTGgcttttcaaaagaaaagggccaTCTGGGTTCTCATCCTCTTCCACTGCTGAGGAAGTCACGCAGGGGATTGATGGCTCTGGTCTCACTGCCATTGTCACAG GGGCTTCAAGTGGTATTGGTGCTGAAACAGCTCGTGTTCTTGCACTGCGTGGTGTCAGTGTTATAATGGGGGTCAGAAACATGGCTGCTGGCCAAGAGGTTAAAGATGCAATTGTTAAGGAAACCCCAGAAGCTAAAGTTGATGTCTCGGAGTTAGACCTCAGTTCACTTGCATCTGTGAGAAATTTTGCAAAGGAGTTTAAGTCGTCTGGCCGTCCCTTGAATATCCTAAT TAATAATGCTGGAGTCATGGCGACCCCATTCAAGCTATCCAAGGACAACATTGAATTGCAGTTTGCCACAAATCAGTTAG GTCATTTTCTTTTGACTAACTTGTTGTTggacaaaatgaagaaaacatgTCATCAAACTAAGAGAGAGGGAAGGATCGTGATTGTTGCATCAGAAGCTCACCGCTATCCCTATCGTGAAGGTGTGCGTTTTGATAAAATCAACGACCAAGAAGG GTACAGCAGCTTCTTTGCTTATGGTCAATCAAAGCTTTCTAATGTGCTGCATGCTAATGAGCTTGCCAGACGGTTAAAG CAGGAAGATGATGCAGACATAACTGCCAACTCGCTTCATCCTGGAGCAATTACAACCAACCTTTTCCgtcatgttggcattttaggaG GCCTTGCAAGTACTGTTGGAAAATATGTGCTAAAAAACATTCCACAA GGAGCATCAACAACATGCTATGTAGCATTGCATCCGCAAGTCAGAGGAATAAGCGGCGAATATTTTGGCGACAATAACATAGCTAAAGCAAGCTCAATGGCCATGGACGCGGATCTGGGAAGGAGACTCTGGGATTTTAGCGTCAGCTTAACCAATCCCAAATGA
- the LOC113730039 gene encoding short-chain dehydrogenase TIC 32, chloroplastic-like isoform X2 yields the protein MWLFKRKGPSGFSSSSTAEEVTQGIDGSGLTAIVTGASSGIGAETARVLALRGVSVIMGVRNMAAGQEVKDAIVKETPEAKVDVSELDLSSLASVRNFAKEFKSSGRPLNILINNAGVMATPFKLSKDNIELQFATNQLGHFLLTNLLLDKMKKTCHQTKREGRIVIVASEAHRYPYREGVRFDKINDQEGYSSFFAYGQSKLSNVLHANELARRLKEDDADITANSLHPGAITTNLFRHVGILGGLASTVGKYVLKNIPQGASTTCYVALHPQVRGISGEYFGDNNIAKASSMAMDADLGRRLWDFSVSLTNPK from the exons ATGTGgcttttcaaaagaaaagggccaTCTGGGTTCTCATCCTCTTCCACTGCTGAGGAAGTCACGCAGGGGATTGATGGCTCTGGTCTCACTGCCATTGTCACAG GGGCTTCAAGTGGTATTGGTGCTGAAACAGCTCGTGTTCTTGCACTGCGTGGTGTCAGTGTTATAATGGGGGTCAGAAACATGGCTGCTGGCCAAGAGGTTAAAGATGCAATTGTTAAGGAAACCCCAGAAGCTAAAGTTGATGTCTCGGAGTTAGACCTCAGTTCACTTGCATCTGTGAGAAATTTTGCAAAGGAGTTTAAGTCGTCTGGCCGTCCCTTGAATATCCTAAT TAATAATGCTGGAGTCATGGCGACCCCATTCAAGCTATCCAAGGACAACATTGAATTGCAGTTTGCCACAAATCAGTTAG GTCATTTTCTTTTGACTAACTTGTTGTTggacaaaatgaagaaaacatgTCATCAAACTAAGAGAGAGGGAAGGATCGTGATTGTTGCATCAGAAGCTCACCGCTATCCCTATCGTGAAGGTGTGCGTTTTGATAAAATCAACGACCAAGAAGG GTACAGCAGCTTCTTTGCTTATGGTCAATCAAAGCTTTCTAATGTGCTGCATGCTAATGAGCTTGCCAGACGGTTAAAG GAAGATGATGCAGACATAACTGCCAACTCGCTTCATCCTGGAGCAATTACAACCAACCTTTTCCgtcatgttggcattttaggaG GCCTTGCAAGTACTGTTGGAAAATATGTGCTAAAAAACATTCCACAA GGAGCATCAACAACATGCTATGTAGCATTGCATCCGCAAGTCAGAGGAATAAGCGGCGAATATTTTGGCGACAATAACATAGCTAAAGCAAGCTCAATGGCCATGGACGCGGATCTGGGAAGGAGACTCTGGGATTTTAGCGTCAGCTTAACCAATCCCAAATGA
- the LOC113729542 gene encoding short-chain dehydrogenase TIC 32, chloroplastic isoform X1: protein MCLCNTKGSSGFSSSSTADEVTEGIDASGLTAIVTGASSGIGTETARVLALRGVHVTIAVRNMAAGQKVREAIVKEIPEAKIDVMELDLSSMASVRRFAAEFNSLGHPLNILINNAGIMGTPFKLSQDNIELQFATNHLGHFLLTNLLLDTMKKTYYKSKKEGRIVNVSSDAHRYTYREGIRFDRISDEKGYSSFFAYCQSKLANLLHSYELARRFKEEGVEITANSVHPGVIISNVFHRRGCCIGLANKLDKFVFKTLQQGASTTCYAALHPQVKGISGAYFRNNNIAKASSKAMDADLASRLWEFSLNLVKQNGDDS from the exons ATGTGCTTGTGCAACACAAAAGGGTCGTCTGGATTTTCATCCTCTTCCACCGCGGATGAAGTCACTGAGGGCATTGACGCCTCTGGTCTCACTGCCATTGTCACTG GTGCATCAAGTGGTATTGGTACTGAAACGGCCCGTGTTCTTGCACTGCGTGGAGTCCATGTCACAATTGCAGTCAGAAACATGGCTGCAGGCCAAAAGGTTAGAGAAGCCATTGTGAAGGAAATCCCTGAAGCCAAGATCGATGTCATGGAGTTGGATCTTAGTTCAATGGCATCTGTAAGAAGATTTGCAGCAGAGTTTAATTCGTTGGGTCATCCCTTGAATATCCTAAT TAATAATGCAGGAATCATGGGTACCCCTTTCAAGCTATCCCAGGACAACATAGAATTACAGTTTGCCACGAATCATTTAG GTCATTTTCTTTTAACGAACCTGTTGCTGGACACCATGAAGAAAACGTATTACAAAAGTAAGAAAGAGGGGAGGATAGTAAACGTTTCATCAGATGCTCACCGCTACACATATCGTGAAGGTATTCGTTTCGATAGGATCAGTGATGAAAAAGG ATACAGTAGCTTCTTTGCTTATTGTCAATCAAAGCTGGCTAATCTACTGCACTCCTATGAGCTAGCCAGACGCTTTAAG GAAGAAGGGGTGGAAATAACCGCCAACTCTGTTCATCCAGGAGTGATTATCAGCAATGTTTTCCATCGTCGAGGCTGCTGTATAG GTCTTGCCAATAAGCTCGACAAATTTGTGTTTAAGACTCTTCAACAA GGAGCTTCGACAACCTGCTATGCAGCATTGCATCCGCAAGTCAAGGGAATTAGCGGAGCATATTTTCGGAACAACAACATAGCCAAAGCTAGCTCAAAGGCCATGGACGCAGATTTGGCTAGCAGACTCTGGGAGTTTAGCTTGAACCTGGTAAAGCAAAATGGAGATGATTCCTGA
- the LOC113729542 gene encoding short-chain dehydrogenase TIC 32, chloroplastic isoform X2 yields MCLCNTKGSSGFSSSSTADEVTEGIDASGLTAIVTGASSGIGTETARVLALRGVHVTIAVRNMAAGQKVREAIVKEIPEAKIDVMELDLSSMASVRRFAAEFNSLGHPLNILINNAGIMGTPFKLSQDNIELQFATNHLGHFLLTNLLLDTMKKTYYKSKKEGRIVNVSSDAHRYTYREGIRFDRISDEKGYSSFFAYCQSKLANLLHSYELARRFKEEGVEITANSVHPGVIISNVFHRRGCCIGSFDNLLCSIASASQGN; encoded by the exons ATGTGCTTGTGCAACACAAAAGGGTCGTCTGGATTTTCATCCTCTTCCACCGCGGATGAAGTCACTGAGGGCATTGACGCCTCTGGTCTCACTGCCATTGTCACTG GTGCATCAAGTGGTATTGGTACTGAAACGGCCCGTGTTCTTGCACTGCGTGGAGTCCATGTCACAATTGCAGTCAGAAACATGGCTGCAGGCCAAAAGGTTAGAGAAGCCATTGTGAAGGAAATCCCTGAAGCCAAGATCGATGTCATGGAGTTGGATCTTAGTTCAATGGCATCTGTAAGAAGATTTGCAGCAGAGTTTAATTCGTTGGGTCATCCCTTGAATATCCTAAT TAATAATGCAGGAATCATGGGTACCCCTTTCAAGCTATCCCAGGACAACATAGAATTACAGTTTGCCACGAATCATTTAG GTCATTTTCTTTTAACGAACCTGTTGCTGGACACCATGAAGAAAACGTATTACAAAAGTAAGAAAGAGGGGAGGATAGTAAACGTTTCATCAGATGCTCACCGCTACACATATCGTGAAGGTATTCGTTTCGATAGGATCAGTGATGAAAAAGG ATACAGTAGCTTCTTTGCTTATTGTCAATCAAAGCTGGCTAATCTACTGCACTCCTATGAGCTAGCCAGACGCTTTAAG GAAGAAGGGGTGGAAATAACCGCCAACTCTGTTCATCCAGGAGTGATTATCAGCAATGTTTTCCATCGTCGAGGCTGCTGTATAG GGAGCTTCGACAACCTGCTATGCAGCATTGCATCCGCAAGTCAAGGGAATTAG
- the LOC113729542 gene encoding short-chain dehydrogenase TIC 32, chloroplastic isoform X3 — protein MCLCNTKGSSGFSSSSTADEVTEGIDASGLTAIVTGASSGIGTETARVLALRGVHVTIAVRNMAAGQKVREAIVKEIPEAKIDVMELDLSSMASVRRFAAEFNSLGHPLNILINNAGIMGTPFKLSQDNIELQFATNHLGHFLLTNLLLDTMKKTYYKSKKEGRIVNVSSDAHRYTYREGIRFDRISDEKGYSSFFAYCQSKLANLLHSYELARRFKEEGVEITANSVHPGVIISNVFHRRGCCIDIYPRIHS, from the exons ATGTGCTTGTGCAACACAAAAGGGTCGTCTGGATTTTCATCCTCTTCCACCGCGGATGAAGTCACTGAGGGCATTGACGCCTCTGGTCTCACTGCCATTGTCACTG GTGCATCAAGTGGTATTGGTACTGAAACGGCCCGTGTTCTTGCACTGCGTGGAGTCCATGTCACAATTGCAGTCAGAAACATGGCTGCAGGCCAAAAGGTTAGAGAAGCCATTGTGAAGGAAATCCCTGAAGCCAAGATCGATGTCATGGAGTTGGATCTTAGTTCAATGGCATCTGTAAGAAGATTTGCAGCAGAGTTTAATTCGTTGGGTCATCCCTTGAATATCCTAAT TAATAATGCAGGAATCATGGGTACCCCTTTCAAGCTATCCCAGGACAACATAGAATTACAGTTTGCCACGAATCATTTAG GTCATTTTCTTTTAACGAACCTGTTGCTGGACACCATGAAGAAAACGTATTACAAAAGTAAGAAAGAGGGGAGGATAGTAAACGTTTCATCAGATGCTCACCGCTACACATATCGTGAAGGTATTCGTTTCGATAGGATCAGTGATGAAAAAGG ATACAGTAGCTTCTTTGCTTATTGTCAATCAAAGCTGGCTAATCTACTGCACTCCTATGAGCTAGCCAGACGCTTTAAG GAAGAAGGGGTGGAAATAACCGCCAACTCTGTTCATCCAGGAGTGATTATCAGCAATGTTTTCCATCGTCGAGGCTGCTGTATAG ACATCTACCCGCGGATCCATTCTTAA